Within the Setaria viridis chromosome 3, Setaria_viridis_v4.0, whole genome shotgun sequence genome, the region AGTTATTAAGGTCAGGGTACTCATTGGGTCGCCACATGAGGTTACACTGCGAGAAGGAAAACAGTTTGAATTTGGTTGCTGATGTTCCCAAGGAGGTGCTGCTGGATGTAGATGATGAATTCATGAAGCCAGGGGCTGAAAATTCAGTTGAAGAATTGAAGTCTGGTGACCTTTCAGCTGCAGTGAACATCAAGAGTTACCAGTGCAAGGTCTGTGGAAAGTTATTAAGGTCAGGACGAGCATTGGGAGGCCACATGACGTCACACTTACAGCGTGGGCAGGAGAACACTTCGAATTTAGTTGCTGATGTTCCCAAGACGGAGATGCTTCTGAATGTGTTTGATCATGGGCTGGATGTAGATGCTGATTTCATGAAGCCAGGGGCTGACATTTCAGTTGAGGAGTTGCAGTCCAGTGACCTTTCAGCTTCAGTTAACATCAAGAGACACCACTGCAAGGTATGTGGAAAGTTATTAGGGTCAGGGCACGCTTTGGGAGGACACATGAGGTTACACTATGTCCGGAAGTGCAATCTTCACCAAGGAGTTGCTGATTGTACTAATTCTACTATGATGGAAGAGCAAATGCAGAAGCTTGAATTGAAATCTCCCATCTTTTATCGACGGAGACCACGTTCACATTGGAGCGGAATCTGATTCTGAGCATTAGTTTGTAGTGAACAACCTTCAGCAGGCTGAGGCCAAAGCTGGTTCCACATGTTGTCTGAAACTGATAGCAATTCAGTTGTCCATAGGCTCATTAGTAGTCAGGAAACAAAAGAACTCCATTTCATCTGCTGTAGTCTGTAGATAGGGAAGGCAAGGATCTTAGGCCACTCCTTGGTTGCGAAACACTGTAGAAGTATGCACGGTACCATGCAGTGTAATACAATGCATGAGCTTGTGATTGTTCTGAAGCTCCCAGACAGTTTTGCTTGGCTGCACACTGATATTCTTCTGTACATACCTATGCAGAGCATATTCTTGAGATAATAGTTCAATAAAGAGATTTGGATCAGCATTTGTGCAATCATCCTGTCTTTTATTCAGTTGCCTTTTGGATGTGGTATCTGGGCAACATTCAGTGTTTTTATGAGTGTTATGTCTGTGTTTGGCTCTGCCGTTCTGGTTGCTATGCAGTATGCACTCTGCTTCGGAGTTGTTCATGGCTTCCCGTTCCTGGTGCTGTTCATGTCGCTGGGGTTGTGAACTGTGAAATTTGGATCTGATGATCCTGACCAATGGAGTTGTGAACTGTGAAATTTGGATCTGATGATTCTGACCAATGGAGTACGGCAAGTAACCTTCAGCGGGTGTTTTCTGACAGTCGGAGACCAAGGTCAAAATTCAGTTCTTGCCTTTCTTGGCTGCAGAGCAGTGCATCAGTATTCCTCGGTTGCCTTGGCTCATGTCAAATTGGTACGGGCAGCTGCAGTGCTTGCCGTCCGATGAGGACACGTGGCTCGATCTCGACCGCAAGGATCCTCTCCAATTGCCTCCGCCAACCGCCTCGTCCCTCGCTGCTCTCCCCTCACAAagccccccgcaccgccgcgGCAAGAGCGAgcccgccggccacccctccctcccttccccgcTCCTACGCCTAAGCTGGCATGAAGATTTCTACCTCACCGCCGCCTATAAGTagccccccccacccccccccccccccgccctcTTTCTCCGCGGCTGCACCCTGCTGCCCAACACCCACCGCCAAGCATCGACAGAAAGAAAGGGCAgggcgcgggaggccggcgcGCGAAGACCCGTCGTCGAGGTCCAAGAAGTGTCAGGTTCAGCCGTGGTTCTGGATTCCGCGGGATTCGACGTTCGTTTCGTCCGCGAAAAGCTGGGGGCATTTTGGGCTTGGTTCTGCTGTTCCTCTCTGGGTTTGGTTCTTTTCTTGGGTCTTTGGAGGCGTTCTTGCTTTCTTGGTTCTAAACTCCACCTGAACTTTCGGAATTCGATCAAGCTGTGTCTGCGGGTTGTACTTGGGGATTCAGGTAGTATTAGTCGAGTTCTTGGCTCTGCTGATCAAGCTGTCGCCTTCTAGGCGCAATCTTGAGCGTCTTGCCCGTTCGGCTCTCTACACTATATAGGGGAACACGAACCAGTTCGCAGAACTGCAATTTGCAGAGTATAGGTAGTTAGTGTCTTGGGTTCTTTGGAGAAGTTCTTGGTGCTGTTCTGACTTTGTCTGGAGTTTGATGTGTCTCCGAATTGGAAATTCTCGGGATGCAGCGAGTGTTCGTGTGCTCTTGGCTCTGATTTCATCCACTAATCCGGATTTTGCTATCTTGTTCAGCCATCAAGCCCTCGCCGTCTCCGACTCCTGCGCAAACTGAGCGCGTCTTGCCCGTTTGGCTCTCTCTGCTTGCTCCTGGGGAACACGAGCAAGGGACTCGAAAGCTTCCAGGTACAAATCCGACTCCCAATTTGCAGAACCGCAGTCGGTAGAGCAAGTCGGTGGTTTGTTTCCGGTTGCTTCGTCTAGCGATTCGTATCTCGCTGTGCCGTTACTCTCTGGATCCATGCTAACTCAAATTGGATTCAGATAAGCAATCTGCATTGCCATTTCACATGTTGTTGTAATATTTAGCTGCACAGTTTCTGCCTTTCTGAAGTGACTACTGCATCGTAATGATTCGTCATGTGGCTCTGAATAAATTGGTGGTGTGTCTTTGTGGGTTCATTCTAGATGTTCAGGGTGATAAAAATTCTGAGATTTCGTGCAGAACTTGGTTCAGTGGTATATCTGGGGGTGGGAATTGACGTGATGTGATGAGTGTTCTTGGAATGATGGTTCTGCGTAGGCCACTAATCTATTTCTTCTGATGTTTCAGTGTCACGTCAAGCCTTGTCTTCATTGTGCAACCTGATTGTGTCAAATTGGTCTGGCTTTCTCTTCTTTCTGCTTGCTCCTGGGCAACACGAGCAAGGGACTCGGAAAAGCTTCCAGGTACAAATCCGACTCCCACCAAATCGCAGAACTGCAGTCGGTAGAGCAAGTTGGTGGTTTGTTTCCggttgctttgtcttgcaattCGTATCTCGCCGTGCTATTACTCTCTGAATCCTTGCTAACTTATATTGAATTCAGATAAGCGATCTGCATTGCCATTTCCCATGTTGTTGTAATGTTTTGTTGCACAGTTGCTGCGTTTCTGAAGTGGCTACTGCATTGTAATGATTTGCCACATGTCTGCAAATATTGGTAGTTTGTCTTGGTATGTTGATAAAATTTGGCTACGCAGTTAGACTCTGAATCCTTGCTACCTTACGATGATTTCAGATTGTCAATCTGCTTGACCATTTCACAAATTCCGAGGTCCGGTTCGCAGAACTGCAAATGGTAGAGAAAGTTGGTAATGGAGTAATGGTTGGTTTCTGCTTGCTTCGTCTTGCAATTAGCATCTCGTTAGACTCTGAAAACTGAATCCCCTTGCTACCTTACAATGATTTCAGATTGTCAATCTGCTTGACCATTTCACAAAATGTCTTAGTTGCACAGTTGCTGTCTTTCTGAAGTGACTACTGCATTGTAATGATTTGGCATGCGGCACTGCATATATTGGCAGGGCTTTTCTTTTTAGTTCTTGTAGATGATAGTGCTGATAAAAATTCTGAGATTTCGTGCAAATTTTGATTGAGTGGTGTTTCTGGGATGAGAGTTCACGTGCTGTGATGAATGTTCGTGGAATGATCGACTCTGCTAGGCCACTAATCTGTTTCTTGTGATGTTTCAGTGTCAATCCCAGGCTGCACTGCATAACCTGATTTTGTCACATTCCAAAGCTCTCTTCATGGATATAAAGGAACAGAAAGCTCTGAAGCTCAAAGCTACAAATCTGATGCCCAATTCGCATGTCACTGCAATCATTAGAGCAAGTCATCATGTTTCCCTTAGATTTTTGATTAAATGCAACGTCTTCAAAAAAATGCAAGAACAAGTGACCAATGCTCCGTCCCTAAGTAACCAAAGCTATTGTTTGACAGGGAAACTGACCCTTGACGTGCCTTGGCTTCGACTTACTCTAGGACCAAGTGAATGGGCTCTGGAGGAGTTCAAGAGGATGAACAGGCAAGAAGATAAAGGTGATGAAAGTGACATGGTGGCTCTTCGTCGTCGTCCAGAATAGGATCAGGTCAGCCTGATCAACCTCTCCGTATGTATAGGCACCGTGGGGACGGAGGCATGGAGTGGAGCATGGGCTCTCTTGTGCTTGTGCCACGCACTTCGCACATGTCCTTTCATCGCCATCGACAGCGTCTGGGTCTCCACTCTTCCCATTAATCATGCCGGACACAAATGTAATATATCATCACGGATGCATCAATGTATACTGCAAGAATTCATCACCCAAATTAACATCTAAACAACATACAACAATACAAGCCGTATATAGCCGAAATCTCATAATGACTCAAAAGAACTAAGCAGTGTCTAAACTTTCAGTCTCCAAATGACTAAATAAATTAGATCATACCTTTTATTTCAGGGGCTGACTGCAACACAGAGGTATGTATAGCAGTGTAGAGTAAAAAATAGCAATCAATAATTAAAAtgtgaaaagaaaagataaaatcTATTTAGTACTGGCTAGTAACACCAACAGATACTAAGGGGTCACCTACATGTCGTTCCATGGCGATCCCTTTACGGTCCGTTTGGTATTGGAACCATGTCGGTTGGGTTGGAACCGACCCACTTTTCTGGATTGGAGCTGACCCATCTCTTGTTTGATTGGAGGGATGGATTGGATccaattttttatttggttgagcTGGTTGAGGGGGTTGGGATGGATATCTATTTAACACTGTTAGTTGTGAACCCCACTTCTCAGCCGCGGGGCCCACCTATcaacctctctctctttttttccctcccttccatcttctttctcctctcctccccgcaagTCCTTCCCCACCGAGCCCGCGCCGGCGGtcctcctccttgccgccgGCGGTCCGCCCCCCTGCGCCGCCTCATCCCGCCCCCGCACCGGCCACCtcatccccgccgccggaggtcctcctcccccaccgtgctagcccggccgcggcggggctcgAGCTCGCTCGGCGCACCTCCCCAGCCCGCACACCTCCCTGTCGGCGcgagtggagggcggcggcggcatcgggcgggcggagggcggcgctaGCGTCGGGCGGGCGGAGGACGGCGCGAGTGGAGGAcggtggcggagggcggcgccggcgttgggcgggcggagggcggcggcggcatcgggtgCATGGGCGGACGCGGGGAGGACGAGCGCGAGAAGAAACGGACGCGAACGCCATTCAAGTGGGTCGGAGTGATTCCTTCTTTTTTGAGGAATCGGATGAACCCGGATCTACGAGGAATATTCCTCTACTGGGTTGGACATAACCGCCaccctctccaaccaaacatgggtcgaagtgggtcggctccaacccaacccactttaaccccagaaccaaacactatcttagtGCCGATCATGTTACCTGGAACTAAAGATCGAGACTTTTGTCTCGGTTTGGTAGTACCATTTCCACAACCGAGAGCGATTCGGATTTGGAAGCAGTACTAATAGCCAATTCTCTCTTACAGTGTTAAAATATACCAAAGACGTGGCACTGCTcacaaaataaaatttggacTTGAGCCTCTGAGAATTGTTAGGGTTTGGTAGTAATTCCTAGCTCTAAATCTACTAAGCTGTAGCTGTGGGTATACCTGAGTCATGTGGTAGAGCTGTTTTCTCTAAACAAAGATAAATAGTGTTAATAATATTCTTGATTTTAGCATACAAACTCGGCCGGGGGtgggtgtgcgtgtgtgtggtggtggtggtggggaggtCAAACCTGTACCATGTGTGTGGTTACTGGGTTGGAGTGGGTTGGAACGGGTTGGACCCCATCGTCCCACGTTTGGTTGGAAATAGAATGGGTTGGGTTCGACCCCCATGGGGAATATAGCGCATAGATGTGGGTTGGAATGGTCCGCCCAAAACAAGCGGACCACTCTGACCTAGTTCGCTCGCCTTTGACGCCGGCACACACGCGTCGAGTGTGGCGTCAAGGAGGAGACGGCCTGCGGCTCGGGCGCAGTGGGGGGAGCAGGCCAGCGGCGATGGGGCGCATGCGGAAGGCGGGGAGGGGGGGTTCAGGTGGGCGCGGCGGGGGGCGCAGGCCGGCGGCAAGAGGGCGCAGGAGGGCCCACAGGTGACATGTGGGTCCAttgctaacggtgttaaaatacCATCCATCCCATCTCTATCGACcacttcaaccaaacaaaaaactagaGCGAACccatccctctcatccaaacacgagatgggtcgGCTTCAACTCAACCCACatcgtcccaaaaccaaacacatgcgtAGCCATGCCAAACATTGGCTTTATAAAATAAACTAGCAGCAAACACACGCCTCGCACATGCtaattatgttttttttccacgAAACACAATATAAACAAGGACGCTCGtatacacgcacgcacactcaccCAATAAATACATACATATGATAGTTATATCATTTCCTCTGTATGTTTTTGACAATTATGCATAATAGTGCAAACTGTATTAATATATGCTATATTATAATTTATAAAGAGCATATGTGATCTTCGATGCTCCCTCCATTTTTTTGATAGGTCTATTtctaaaaataagttttttcaTAAATGATAGTCTTATTTGCCATCGATGTGGGCCACGACAATAAATAACATCAAAAAGTTGTCATGGCAAAATAGTGAAGGACTATAGAGGAGAGTCTTGTTTGCATTAATTGGATGATAAGTGTTTTTCTTGGTTACTATTGTGTTAAGGTAAAATATAACTAAGGGAGTTGATCATACTATCTAATTGACTTCAAgtagttaaatattttttttattgaagcGGCTAGTAGTAAAGTACCGCCCGGCCTATATTGACGCAGAAGGTGATCAAAACTTTACAGGTTTTAAAAGCaatggggaagaaaaaaaactccACCCGAGCTCTACACTAAGcccctttggcacggctcatcGAGCGGCTTTTGATGAAGCCGTACTAAACACTTGAACGCAAAACGGCTCACGATCGAAAGCCAGCAAAGTCCCACAGAATGCAGTCTCTGTGTTCCTCCACCCGCGAGAAACAAAAAATTGTGGCTTATTCGGGCTTCTCCTCATCACAATGACTCACTTTCCATCCATGTCCCCGGTGCAGGGCGGATGGAGACTAGCGGTGGCGGGTGTGGGGCAAGCATGGTCAGGGTGGCGTGCCCGCGTGGGGCCATGACTGGGGATGGCGCGCCCACGCGAGGCGCGAACCGGGACGAGGCGGCGTGCCCGCGTGGGGCTGTGGTTGGGGCAACTGTCGgcacggcggcgcgcaggcATGGCCAAGCGGCGCACCCACGTGGGGCCGCGGGcggggcagccggcggcgcacAGGCATGATCGGGTGCACACGCTTGCGCGGGGCCGCGGGTGGGGGCATGGCCGTCGGTCAGGTCTGGGCGccgctagagagagagagggagagtgctAGGATGGGAAGGCCAGAAGGGAGAGGCCGATCAGATAAGGAGAGAGtaggggaaaagaaaagaaggggagaaagaaagaaaaataaaaaagaaagaaaaagaaaaaggaaagataaaaaaaggaaatataagagtattttggacatttgatATTTTCTTTCCAATCTAAAAGGTATCTGTTTtgctaaatatttttctaacaaCACAAGCTAGAGCTAGAGAAAAAACAGCTTTACAAAAAAAGCCAAAGTCAAAGCTATTTTGGTAGGAGCCAAGGTAGGAGCCAGTGGCTGAAGGGACAACACATGTCTAAGCCTCAACCAATGCAACTCGGATTCCTACACACGACCAACATCGCCAGAGGAGCTGAAATCGACTCGGATTTCGCCGGCCGGTGCAGCGCAGGCCTCCATGGTATATACGAGGAGCCTACCTTGCACCTCGCGATCTATCCACTTTGCACCTACGTTTCTGCATGTCAGACCAGGATGGTTCGCCCGgacaagcgccgccgccgggtcacGGCCGCTACCATCCCGGACGACCTACTGATTTCCGAGGTACTGGTCCGCCTCCCCGCAAAGTCCCTAGGGCGCTGCAGGTGCGTGTGCCGCTCCTGGCGCTCCAGcatcgccggcgccaccttcgtccgccgccacctcgagCTGTCCCACGCGGCGCCTCGCTCCGTGCTCGCCATCCCTCGCAGGATCAATCGTTTCGACGACCACGCCACGTCCTCGGAGATCAGCTTCCACCGCCTCCCGCTACCACCGCCAGGACATGCTCCGGGCATCCTCCACTCGGAGCTCCTCCTCGAGAAGGCGTGGCCCGAGGGCATCACGTGCCTCATCCTCCCGGCGCACTGCGACGGCCTGGTCGCCATCGCCACGGTCACGGACAGGGTCTTCGTGTGCAACCCGGCCACGACAGAGTTCCTCGCGCTGCCGGTCGGCAGCCACAACGCCGAGCTGGATCACTGTGACTACCTGGTACCGAGGGTGGCCCTCGGCTTCGACCAGTGGCGCAACCGCTACGTCGTCGCCAGGTACTTCTACCGGATATACGGCGAGCCGTTCGTCGACGAGGTCACCGGCGAGTACCACGGCGCCCCGGACCACGACGTCGGCCACGAGGTGTTCACGCTCGGCGGCGACTCCTGGGAGCTCACGCAGGACCCGCCGCACCCCGTCGGAGTTCATCAGCCGACATGCACGCGGCGGGCCTTCTACTGGCACGCCGACGAGCCGCAGCCCCGGCTGATGCGGTTCAGCCTGCAGAACAGGGCGTTCGACGTGGTGCGCCGCCCTCCGACCGGCTGGAACCCCGACGTCGACGACATGGCGGGCCTGGACGACGGAAAGCGGCTGTGCTACGTCCAcgccgaggcggaggcgtcGTTCCAGGTCTGGAtggcggacgacgacgaggggcCTGAGCTGCAATGGTCGCTGCGGTGGCGCATAGATCTCCGCGACCCGGTACCCTCTCTCAACTACAGCTTAATGCCGGTTATCGCCGACGGGGACACGCTggtggccgtcgccggcggcacgATGTGGAGGTACGACGTGCAGAACGAAGGTGAGGAGGAAGTGGTGGTGGAGCTGCACAACGTGCGGTACGGGCGGCAGGACGGGTCCGTGTATTATTATAAGGGCCCACCATCGTTCGAACACTATATTGTGCCTTACGTCGAGAGTTTGGTCTCGCCTAGAGCATGTAATGTATAACCGCTATTAAGCACACCCAAGTTGATAGAACGAACCACAATGATCGATGGTCCGGAAGATTGACTCCGATCCATATCTATGGGTACTATTTCATTCTTCCTccattact harbors:
- the LOC117849350 gene encoding putative F-box protein At2g02030 produces the protein MVRPDKRRRRVTAATIPDDLLISEVLVRLPAKSLGRCRCVCRSWRSSIAGATFVRRHLELSHAAPRSVLAIPRRINRFDDHATSSEISFHRLPLPPPGHAPGILHSELLLEKAWPEGITCLILPAHCDGLVAIATVTDRVFVCNPATTEFLALPVGSHNAELDHCDYLVPRVALGFDQWRNRYVVARYFYRIYGEPFVDEVTGEYHGAPDHDVGHEVFTLGGDSWELTQDPPHPVGVHQPTCTRRAFYWHADEPQPRLMRFSLQNRAFDVVRRPPTGWNPDVDDMAGLDDGKRLCYVHAEAEASFQVWMADDDEGPELQWSLRWRIDLRDPVPSLNYSLMPVIADGDTLVAVAGGTMWRYDVQNEGEEEVVVELHNVRYGRQDGSVYYYKGPPSFEHYIVPYVESLVSPRACNV